The Deltaproteobacteria bacterium genome window below encodes:
- a CDS encoding peptidyl-prolyl cis-trans isomerase: MFLSSCFHKSSFVSNKPVAKVNNNILTVKEFSNLLAIRLKDLDSLAAKDPRVNERTKNEILNVFIVRSLMLDWAIKNKIDVLEEDVEREVKNIRSLYPDDLSFRRVLAEEGISFADWKINLKMNLLEKKVSQEINKKIKPSSEEELQTFYAENKESFRKKESVFIHQIVLKDEARAEFIRELLKKEKFSDLSKKYSIGPEGQNGGILGWVEKGSIDFYDPVFKWPLNQVGAPIKTPFGFLIVKVEKKTPDSIPSFSEIKTKLERRIIELKEKSEYVSWMDTQLRSSKVYKDLELINSLKIETQGQSNEKK, from the coding sequence TTGTTCTTGTCGTCCTGCTTCCATAAATCGTCTTTCGTCTCAAATAAGCCCGTAGCCAAGGTGAATAATAATATTCTCACGGTCAAAGAATTTTCAAATTTACTGGCTATTCGTTTAAAAGATTTAGATTCTTTAGCTGCCAAAGATCCTCGTGTTAATGAAAGAACAAAAAACGAAATCCTCAATGTCTTTATTGTTCGCAGTCTCATGCTTGATTGGGCCATTAAGAACAAAATTGATGTTTTGGAAGAAGACGTTGAAAGAGAAGTTAAAAATATTCGTAGTCTTTACCCCGATGATCTTTCTTTTCGTAGGGTTTTAGCAGAGGAGGGCATTTCTTTTGCTGATTGGAAAATAAACCTTAAAATGAATCTATTAGAAAAAAAAGTTTCCCAAGAAATTAATAAAAAGATCAAGCCCTCTTCCGAGGAAGAACTTCAAACATTTTATGCAGAAAATAAAGAGTCCTTTCGCAAAAAAGAAAGTGTTTTTATTCACCAAATTGTATTAAAAGATGAAGCTCGGGCTGAATTTATCAGGGAACTCTTAAAAAAAGAAAAATTCTCTGATCTTTCTAAAAAATACTCTATCGGTCCTGAGGGGCAAAATGGTGGAATCCTTGGTTGGGTGGAAAAAGGGAGTATTGATTTTTATGACCCTGTTTTTAAATGGCCTCTAAATCAGGTTGGCGCTCCAATTAAAACACCTTTTGGTTTTTTAATTGTTAAAGTTGAAAAAAAAACTCCAGACTCAATTCCCTCATTTAGTGAAATTAAAACTAAACTTGAAAGAAGAATAATTGAACTAAAAGAAAAGTCCGAGTATGTTTCTTGGATGGATACTCAACTACGGAGCAGTAAGGTTTATAAAGATCTCGAGTTAATTAACTCGCTTAAAATAGAAACCCAAGGACAATCTAATGAAAAAAAATAG
- a CDS encoding peptidylprolyl isomerase: MILFYFAVFSSAAIVEKIVAIVNSEIILETDFETLQGKIKSSTMIDDSLIESGDPSTILNNRKAQLDYLINEKILDSEVKRLSLNVTMEKVQLDIKEMAKRNNISVDELLSAVKAQGMSVSEYQNFQKTRMERQSLLEAEIISKIRVTEEDAFSEFMKKNPHAKNSVAEYKISHILFNPKKNGIQAAQEKALLVFNRLKKGEKFETLAEQFSEDPEFSQGGLLGTFKAGDFSKEIEDSIRNIELNEFTPILKTKQGLHIFKLLEKKSVKDPKFEKERAALTAMLVEKNFKRQLKIWLQAKREDSFIKINE; encoded by the coding sequence ATGATCCTGTTTTATTTCGCAGTTTTTTCAAGTGCAGCCATTGTGGAAAAGATTGTGGCCATTGTGAATTCAGAAATTATCTTAGAAACAGATTTTGAAACTCTACAAGGAAAAATTAAGTCCTCAACAATGATTGATGACTCATTGATTGAATCTGGAGATCCTTCGACAATTCTTAATAATAGAAAAGCTCAGTTGGACTATCTCATCAACGAAAAAATTCTTGACTCTGAAGTGAAGAGATTAAGTCTCAATGTTACCATGGAAAAAGTTCAACTGGATATTAAAGAAATGGCAAAACGAAACAACATCTCCGTTGATGAATTATTATCCGCCGTTAAAGCTCAAGGAATGTCTGTCTCTGAATATCAAAATTTTCAAAAAACTAGGATGGAACGTCAGAGCCTTTTAGAAGCAGAAATTATTTCAAAAATTCGTGTTACTGAAGAAGATGCTTTCTCTGAGTTTATGAAGAAAAACCCTCATGCTAAAAATTCAGTTGCAGAGTACAAAATTTCTCATATTTTGTTTAACCCCAAAAAAAATGGTATTCAAGCAGCTCAAGAAAAAGCCTTGTTGGTTTTTAATCGCCTTAAAAAAGGCGAAAAATTTGAAACTCTGGCGGAACAGTTTAGCGAAGATCCTGAATTCTCCCAAGGGGGGTTATTAGGAACTTTTAAGGCAGGTGATTTTTCAAAAGAAATCGAAGACTCTATTCGAAATATTGAATTAAATGAATTCACCCCTATATTAAAAACAAAGCAAGGACTGCATATTTTTAAACTATTAGAAAAAAAATCAGTTAAAGATCCAAAATTTGAAAAAGAACGAGCAGCACTTACCGCGATGCTTGTTGAAAAAAACTTTAAGAGACAACTAAAAATTTGGTTACAAGCAAAAAGAGAAGACTCATTTATAAAAATTAACGAATAA
- a CDS encoding electron transfer flavoprotein subunit beta/FixA family protein, with protein sequence MKIFVCVKQVPDTETKVKFLPDNSSVDPQGIKWILNPYDEYAVEEAVKFKEKNPSTQVFVLTLGPKQRVSEVLRTALAMGADEGILIDAPTDVDGYATAKCLAKVIQAEGAPDLIYTGKLAIDDNGNSVGPMLAEFLKIPHVSVVSKIEYLGTSLKVERDVDGGAKEVFEISLPCLVTANKGLNTPRYASLPGIMKAKKKVLKEYAFSQLDMGPTDIKVKQTTFSFPADKSPVKMISGNADAQVTELVKLLRDDAKVL encoded by the coding sequence ATGAAAATTTTTGTTTGTGTAAAGCAAGTGCCAGACACGGAAACCAAGGTTAAATTTTTACCCGATAATTCCTCTGTTGACCCTCAAGGCATTAAGTGGATTTTAAATCCTTATGATGAATACGCTGTTGAAGAGGCCGTTAAATTTAAGGAAAAAAATCCCTCAACCCAAGTTTTTGTTTTAACTTTGGGCCCCAAACAACGTGTCTCCGAGGTATTAAGAACAGCTTTGGCTATGGGTGCTGATGAAGGTATTTTAATTGATGCTCCAACAGATGTTGACGGTTATGCCACGGCTAAATGTTTGGCTAAGGTTATTCAAGCTGAAGGTGCTCCTGATTTAATTTACACCGGAAAACTTGCCATTGATGATAATGGGAATTCTGTTGGGCCCATGCTAGCAGAGTTTTTAAAAATTCCCCATGTCAGCGTGGTCAGCAAAATAGAATATCTCGGTACATCACTTAAGGTAGAAAGAGATGTAGATGGGGGAGCTAAGGAAGTTTTTGAAATTTCCCTTCCCTGTCTTGTCACTGCAAATAAAGGATTAAATACACCAAGATATGCCAGCTTACCTGGAATTATGAAAGCAAAGAAAAAGGTCTTAAAAGAATATGCTTTTTCGCAATTGGATATGGGCCCAACAGATATCAAGGTTAAACAAACGACTTTTTCTTTTCCCGCAGACAAAAGTCCAGTAAAAATGATTTCAGGAAATGCGGATGCCCAGGTCACAGAACTAGTTAAACTTTTAAGAGACGATGCCAAGGTATTGTAG
- a CDS encoding peptidylprolyl isomerase, translating to MNRLFLLTTLVLFHFDNIPSLAAAGPDETVATIGSKKITFKEFTEKYQRATKFSVNLPPTRKQFLEELIRFEVGVQEAEKRKLENDPIVQEAMKRELYKGLLEKELGQKIQDMPISEKEMETYYKSNPELRFSHILFELKPNPNNEQRAEALDRAKTIFEEVKKSKRPFPELVKLYSDDPLSKQVGGDAGWQSRITIVPQLYEAALNSKIGEIKGIIETQFGFHIIKLTDKRNYSNANKRAVRLAVFEEKRKRYFDEYMEKLKKSYTIKSNPSLLE from the coding sequence ATGAATCGTCTATTTTTGCTTACAACTTTGGTCCTATTTCATTTCGACAATATTCCTTCTTTGGCAGCCGCTGGTCCTGATGAAACCGTTGCTACTATTGGTTCAAAAAAAATTACCTTTAAAGAATTTACTGAAAAATATCAACGGGCAACTAAATTTTCTGTAAATCTACCACCAACAAGAAAACAGTTTTTGGAAGAATTGATTCGTTTTGAAGTTGGTGTCCAAGAGGCTGAAAAAAGAAAATTAGAAAATGATCCCATTGTTCAAGAGGCCATGAAGCGAGAATTGTATAAAGGCCTACTCGAAAAAGAATTAGGACAAAAAATTCAAGATATGCCCATTTCTGAAAAAGAAATGGAGACCTACTACAAATCAAATCCTGAATTGCGATTCAGTCACATCCTTTTTGAATTAAAACCAAATCCTAATAACGAACAAAGGGCTGAGGCTTTGGACAGAGCAAAAACTATTTTTGAAGAGGTTAAAAAATCAAAGAGACCCTTTCCTGAACTTGTTAAGCTCTATTCGGATGATCCTCTCTCAAAACAAGTTGGGGGAGACGCTGGTTGGCAATCACGAATAACCATTGTTCCTCAGTTATATGAGGCGGCCCTTAACTCTAAAATAGGTGAAATCAAAGGGATTATTGAAACTCAATTTGGATTTCATATTATTAAACTTACTGATAAAAGAAACTATTCAAACGCGAATAAACGTGCCGTGAGACTTGCTGTTTTTGAAGAGAAAAGGAAAAGATATTTTGACGAGTACATGGAAAAATTAAAAAAGTCCTATACTATTAAATCAAACCCTTCACTTCTCGAGTGA
- a CDS encoding succinate dehydrogenase cytochrome b subunit, which produces MKKFFCSTVGKKYLMGLSGFVWAAFIFVHMAGNMLILISSDLYNAYGNAIVTNKPLLFLTEAVLIGALLTHVLCAVSLTKGNRAARNSRYAISPNGEKAPSFASQWMAVHGSIILVFIISHLITFKYGAYYETTVHGVVMRDLARLIYDVLHQPAAFSWYLVSLVLLGFHLTHGVRSIFQSFGLLHPAYQPLIQKAGIVYAIVVAGGFISQAVFVFFTATMTAS; this is translated from the coding sequence ATGAAGAAGTTTTTTTGTTCCACAGTGGGGAAGAAATACCTAATGGGCTTGTCTGGTTTTGTATGGGCAGCATTTATTTTTGTTCATATGGCTGGCAATATGCTTATTTTAATTAGCTCAGATTTATACAATGCCTATGGAAACGCCATTGTTACCAATAAGCCCCTTTTATTTTTAACAGAGGCTGTTTTGATCGGCGCGCTACTCACCCATGTTTTGTGTGCTGTTTCCTTAACAAAAGGCAATCGTGCAGCTCGAAATTCAAGATATGCAATCTCTCCCAACGGAGAAAAAGCTCCCTCTTTTGCTTCTCAATGGATGGCGGTCCACGGTTCGATCATTTTGGTTTTTATTATCTCTCATTTGATCACTTTTAAATATGGAGCCTATTATGAAACCACAGTTCATGGGGTCGTGATGCGTGATTTAGCTCGTTTAATCTATGATGTTCTTCACCAACCAGCGGCATTTAGTTGGTATCTTGTTTCTTTAGTTCTTCTTGGTTTTCATTTGACCCACGGAGTGAGATCTATTTTTCAATCCTTCGGTTTGTTACATCCAGCTTATCAACCCCTCATTCAAAAAGCAGGAATCGTTTATGCGATTGTTGTGGCTGGGGGCTTTATTTCACAAGCGGTTTTTGTATTTTTCACGGCCACCATGACGGCGTCTTAA
- a CDS encoding ATP synthase F0 subunit C, whose protein sequence is MKKYSIVIATVLASASVFAEEAATQATTVAAATSSDKGMLALAAALCMGIAVLGGTFGQGKAASAALEGIARNPAAQDKIFTPMLLSLALIESLVILGFLVAFVKIGGLL, encoded by the coding sequence ATGAAAAAATATTCTATCGTTATTGCTACAGTTTTAGCATCAGCATCTGTTTTTGCAGAGGAAGCTGCCACCCAAGCAACGACAGTTGCAGCTGCAACAAGTTCTGACAAAGGAATGCTTGCTTTAGCTGCTGCACTTTGTATGGGTATAGCTGTGTTAGGCGGTACTTTTGGTCAAGGAAAAGCAGCTTCTGCTGCATTAGAGGGAATTGCAAGAAATCCAGCAGCTCAGGATAAAATCTTTACCCCTATGTTGTTATCACTAGCTCTTATCGAGTCTTTAGTTATTCTTGGATTCCTAGTAGCCTTTGTAAAAATTGGTGGATTATTATAA
- a CDS encoding 4-hydroxythreonine-4-phosphate dehydrogenase PdxA translates to MKKKIVITTGDFDGIGLEITYKALKKIPPSIFENYIFFIYIGPFSQKSIVARLKNNFKFVIIKEDTKGFLKFNPADLTAEVKIVFIFSLRSPADWVFSAAKLSKIYFFQAMVTAPLSKTLIKSSGYTEIGHTEILQKVSGCKNLYMLFLGKFFNVVLLTGHLPLAKVSKSLNKFNDTHFIRSLQNIQKFLPQPIKDKPFALLGVNPHAGEKGIIGGYTETHLEKFFTRKKLNFVGSLVPDAAFLKKNWPLFSVYIAAYHDQGLIPFKMIHGQDSGVHITLGLPFIRTSVDHGTAKELFGSNRANPNSMIDALLWAVKLTI, encoded by the coding sequence ATGAAAAAAAAAATTGTTATTACTACCGGAGATTTTGATGGGATCGGCCTTGAGATAACCTACAAAGCTCTTAAAAAAATACCCCCATCTATTTTTGAAAATTATATTTTTTTTATATATATTGGACCTTTTTCACAGAAATCTATTGTTGCAAGGTTAAAAAATAATTTTAAATTCGTAATTATAAAAGAAGACACGAAAGGATTTCTCAAATTCAATCCAGCTGATTTAACTGCTGAAGTAAAAATTGTTTTTATTTTTTCCCTACGTTCGCCAGCGGATTGGGTTTTCTCAGCAGCCAAACTAAGTAAAATTTATTTTTTTCAAGCCATGGTTACGGCACCATTATCTAAAACTTTGATTAAATCTTCTGGGTATACAGAGATTGGTCATACTGAAATTTTGCAAAAAGTATCTGGTTGTAAGAACTTATACATGTTGTTTTTAGGAAAATTTTTTAACGTTGTTTTATTAACCGGCCACCTTCCGCTTGCAAAAGTTTCTAAAAGTCTTAATAAATTCAATGACACTCATTTTATTCGCTCATTACAGAACATTCAAAAATTTTTACCTCAACCCATTAAAGACAAGCCATTTGCTTTACTCGGTGTAAATCCCCACGCTGGAGAAAAAGGAATTATTGGAGGTTATACTGAAACCCATTTAGAAAAATTTTTTACACGAAAAAAATTGAATTTTGTCGGTAGTCTGGTTCCTGATGCTGCTTTTCTTAAAAAAAATTGGCCCCTGTTTTCGGTTTATATTGCTGCTTATCATGATCAGGGTTTAATTCCCTTCAAAATGATTCATGGCCAAGATTCTGGAGTTCATATAACGCTTGGATTGCCCTTCATAAGAACCAGCGTAGATCACGGAACAGCTAAAGAACTTTTTGGTTCCAATCGCGCCAATCCCAATTCAATGATTGATGCGCTCTTGTGGGCCGTTAAGCTTACAATTTAG
- a CDS encoding DUF374 domain-containing protein, with protein MLLRKYILPVIIWIIYRAFWVTWKIRIHEPEALKYSLHNKEPFILGHFHGDEIVLLSLIGYYRIATISSQSKDGEIMNTLVHLVGGKTSRGSSTRGAVQALKGLIRLMKEQHRNCSFAVDGPKGPLHKVKPGIFETSRLMKAPIFVSGIYCNNAFHFPKSWNKTYLPKPFAKIEIVWSGPIGPISKDMDPRSQELAESAEKALFQAQKMAQELFAQR; from the coding sequence ATGCTTTTAAGAAAATATATCCTTCCCGTAATAATTTGGATTATCTACCGTGCTTTCTGGGTTACCTGGAAAATTCGCATTCACGAGCCAGAAGCATTAAAATATTCCCTTCACAATAAAGAACCTTTTATTTTAGGACATTTTCATGGTGATGAAATTGTTCTTCTCTCCTTGATCGGCTACTATCGCATTGCCACTATTTCTTCTCAAAGCAAGGATGGAGAAATAATGAACACCCTCGTCCACCTTGTTGGTGGAAAAACCTCTAGAGGATCTTCGACTCGCGGAGCGGTTCAGGCTCTCAAGGGACTTATTCGTTTAATGAAGGAGCAACATCGAAATTGCAGTTTTGCTGTTGATGGACCAAAGGGCCCTCTCCACAAGGTTAAGCCTGGAATTTTTGAGACCTCTAGGTTGATGAAAGCTCCTATATTTGTTTCTGGTATTTACTGTAATAATGCTTTTCATTTTCCAAAATCGTGGAATAAAACCTATTTGCCAAAGCCATTTGCTAAAATTGAAATTGTTTGGTCTGGACCAATTGGGCCAATTTCCAAAGATATGGACCCGCGAAGTCAAGAGTTAGCAGAATCCGCAGAGAAGGCTCTCTTTCAAGCGCAAAAAATGGCCCAGGAATTGTTTGCTCAAAGATAA
- a CDS encoding phosphomannomutase/phosphoglucomutase: MYNKVIFREYDIRGVYNKDFDDDFAYLLGKSFSCYLSRRLNKSNLTITLGHDARNSCSSIIKSLSKAFIESGVNVIHLGLVSTPVCYFSTFEVPNVDGAIQVTGSHNPPEYNGFKISFGKSTIFGSEIQKLREIMEKKDFISGSAKESSIDIKPTYYQRYKNEFGNLKPIKVVLDCGNGAGGSVVRGLFNAVGLDPVILFETPDGSFPNHHPDPTVEKNLVDLKNAVLKTGAVCGIGFDGDADRIGVVDHTGKMLYGDELMVIISRSILKKTKNAKIIGDVKCSDRMYQDIEKNGGIPIMWKTGHSLVKEKIKEEKAPFGGEMSGHIFFSDRNYGYDDAPYAALRLIEILSETGKTIPQLLEGLPTAFNTPEIRIDTTEEKKILIVEKMIQSFGKGGSDFKVNLTDGIRISFEDGWALCRYSNTQPVLVLRYESSTQDGLNRIKHRVEEVVNKYL; this comes from the coding sequence ATGTATAACAAAGTGATTTTTAGAGAATATGACATTCGCGGAGTGTATAACAAAGATTTTGATGATGATTTTGCTTATCTTCTTGGAAAGTCTTTCTCTTGTTATTTGTCTCGACGGCTTAATAAATCAAATTTGACCATCACCTTGGGGCACGATGCTAGAAACTCTTGTTCAAGTATTATAAAATCCCTGTCAAAAGCTTTTATTGAGTCTGGAGTGAATGTTATTCATTTAGGTCTTGTCTCAACACCTGTCTGCTATTTTTCAACCTTCGAAGTTCCTAATGTAGATGGAGCTATTCAAGTAACTGGGTCGCACAATCCTCCAGAATATAATGGTTTTAAAATTTCTTTTGGGAAGAGCACTATTTTTGGGTCTGAAATTCAAAAACTTCGCGAGATTATGGAGAAAAAGGACTTTATTTCTGGATCGGCAAAGGAAAGTTCAATAGATATCAAGCCTACATATTATCAACGATATAAAAATGAATTTGGAAATCTCAAACCCATCAAGGTTGTTTTAGATTGTGGGAATGGGGCTGGAGGCTCTGTTGTGAGGGGACTTTTTAATGCTGTTGGGTTAGATCCCGTTATTTTGTTTGAAACTCCAGATGGAAGCTTTCCAAATCATCACCCAGATCCTACGGTTGAAAAAAACCTTGTTGATCTAAAAAATGCCGTCTTAAAAACTGGAGCTGTGTGTGGTATTGGATTCGATGGAGATGCTGATCGCATTGGTGTCGTTGATCATACTGGAAAAATGCTTTATGGGGATGAGCTCATGGTCATTATCTCTAGAAGTATTCTTAAAAAGACTAAAAACGCCAAAATTATTGGTGACGTAAAGTGTTCAGATAGAATGTATCAAGACATCGAAAAAAATGGAGGAATTCCCATTATGTGGAAAACAGGTCACAGCCTGGTCAAAGAGAAGATTAAAGAAGAAAAAGCTCCTTTTGGAGGTGAAATGAGCGGTCATATTTTTTTCTCTGATAGAAACTATGGTTACGACGATGCCCCTTATGCCGCCCTCAGATTAATTGAAATTTTATCCGAAACGGGTAAAACCATTCCTCAACTATTGGAAGGATTGCCAACGGCTTTTAATACCCCAGAAATTCGAATCGACACGACCGAAGAAAAAAAAATACTTATTGTAGAAAAAATGATTCAGTCCTTTGGTAAGGGTGGCTCTGATTTCAAAGTCAATTTAACAGATGGAATTAGAATTTCTTTCGAAGATGGCTGGGCCCTATGCCGGTATTCTAATACTCAACCTGTCTTAGTATTAAGATACGAGTCCTCAACCCAGGATGGGCTAAATAGAATCAAACATCGAGTGGAAGAAGTCGTAAACAAGTATTTATAA
- a CDS encoding electron transfer flavoprotein subunit alpha/FixB family protein, whose protein sequence is MNKILVFCEHQNQLLKRSSQELLQFASRQQTEVIGIVLGAHAKTVAQQAAQHGASLVYTFSDPSLDGYNPELYACAIEGAYKTSQASILLANASATGKDLFPKLAARLNTGIVSDATELTLSNDIISAKKPLYSGKCFSTHQFQNSTLKIVLMRANQLNVNPADTTKTAPIQELSFAKPNLGVLLKEIVKGTSEKLDLTEANIIVSGGRGLKEAGGFKLLEDLAQVLGATVGASRAVVDAGWVPHSMQVGQTGKTVAPTLYIAVGISGAIQHLAGMTGSKVIVAINNDGNAPIFQKATYGIVGDFAEIVPKLIEEFKKVLNK, encoded by the coding sequence ATGAATAAAATTCTTGTTTTTTGTGAACATCAAAATCAATTATTAAAACGCAGCTCTCAAGAGCTACTTCAGTTTGCTAGCAGGCAGCAAACTGAAGTTATTGGTATTGTTTTAGGCGCGCATGCCAAAACGGTAGCTCAACAAGCGGCTCAGCATGGCGCCAGTCTTGTGTACACCTTCTCTGATCCAAGCTTGGATGGTTATAATCCCGAACTCTACGCTTGCGCTATTGAAGGAGCTTATAAAACTTCGCAAGCTTCAATTTTATTAGCCAACGCTTCTGCGACCGGTAAAGATTTATTTCCCAAGTTGGCGGCTCGGCTAAACACAGGAATTGTTTCCGATGCCACAGAGTTGACATTGTCTAACGACATCATTTCAGCCAAAAAACCTCTTTATTCTGGAAAATGTTTTTCAACCCATCAATTCCAGAATTCAACTCTTAAAATCGTACTTATGAGGGCCAACCAGCTGAATGTGAACCCTGCGGACACAACGAAAACAGCACCAATTCAAGAGCTCTCCTTTGCTAAGCCTAACCTGGGTGTTCTCTTAAAAGAAATCGTCAAGGGAACTTCTGAAAAATTGGATCTAACTGAAGCAAATATTATTGTCTCAGGCGGGAGAGGTTTAAAAGAAGCGGGTGGATTTAAACTTCTAGAAGATTTAGCCCAAGTTTTGGGTGCTACTGTAGGCGCCTCAAGGGCTGTGGTGGATGCCGGATGGGTGCCTCATTCTATGCAAGTAGGGCAAACGGGAAAAACAGTGGCGCCCACTCTCTACATTGCTGTTGGAATTTCTGGAGCTATTCAGCACTTGGCAGGAATGACAGGAAGTAAAGTCATTGTGGCTATAAATAATGATGGCAATGCCCCGATTTTTCAAAAAGCAACCTACGGCATTGTTGGAGACTTCGCAGAAATCGTTCCCAAGCTTATTGAAGAATTTAAAAAAGTCTTAAATAAATAA
- a CDS encoding fumarate reductase/succinate dehydrogenase flavoprotein subunit, with protein sequence MNLDSKVPSGPIESKWTNHKFNMKLVNPANKRKHSVIVVGTGLAGASAAAALGELGYKVKAFCVHESPRRAHSVAAQGGINAAKNYQNDGDSVHRLFYDTIKGGDFRAREANVHRLAEVSAAIIDTCVAQGVPFAREYGGLLANRSFGGAQVSRTFYARGQTGQQLLIGAYSAMMRQVDLGQVELNTRREMLDVVVIDGKARGVTMRNLLTGQIESYEADAVIVATGGYANVFYLSTNAMACAVTAAWKAHKRGALFANPCYTQIHPTCIPVHGENQSKLTLMSESLRNDGRVWVPKNKNEKRQAYDVPETDRDYFLERIYPSFGNLAPRDVASRQAKFRCDEGFGVGEGQAVYLDFKDAIQRYGEDKISEKYGNLFQMYDKITGENPYKTPMKIYPAPHYTMGGLWVDYNLMSTVPGLFVAGEANFSDHGANRLGASALMQGLADGYFVLPYSVGDYIASTKLEKINTDHQAFKDTKNEVETEVSRLMNIKGARTVESFHKELGRVMWDKCGMSREKQGLQEAIVKIGKIKEEFWTNVRIPGDANYLNPELEKAGRVADFIELGELMCKDALEREESCGGHFREEHQENGEAKRNDEKFCHVAAWEWNGDKKPQTRHTEELKFENVKLSTRSYK encoded by the coding sequence ATAAATTTAGATAGCAAAGTTCCTTCAGGCCCTATCGAGTCAAAATGGACCAACCATAAATTCAATATGAAGTTAGTAAATCCAGCCAACAAAAGAAAACACTCGGTCATTGTTGTTGGAACAGGTCTAGCTGGGGCTTCTGCAGCTGCTGCTCTTGGAGAATTGGGTTACAAAGTCAAAGCTTTTTGCGTTCACGAGTCCCCAAGAAGAGCTCACTCCGTAGCGGCGCAGGGCGGAATCAATGCGGCTAAAAATTATCAAAATGATGGAGATTCGGTTCACAGATTGTTTTATGACACTATTAAGGGCGGAGATTTTAGAGCACGTGAAGCCAATGTTCATCGCTTGGCTGAGGTTTCTGCGGCAATCATCGATACCTGTGTTGCTCAAGGCGTGCCCTTTGCTCGTGAGTATGGCGGCTTGCTTGCCAATCGATCTTTCGGAGGGGCTCAGGTTTCAAGAACTTTCTATGCTCGAGGGCAAACAGGACAGCAGCTTTTAATAGGTGCTTATTCAGCAATGATGAGACAAGTCGATCTAGGTCAGGTGGAGCTTAACACCCGAAGAGAAATGCTAGATGTTGTTGTGATTGATGGTAAAGCTCGTGGCGTGACCATGAGAAATTTGCTCACAGGTCAGATTGAATCTTACGAAGCCGATGCCGTCATTGTTGCCACTGGCGGTTATGCAAATGTTTTTTATCTATCAACAAACGCTATGGCCTGTGCGGTAACTGCAGCGTGGAAAGCTCACAAACGCGGGGCTTTGTTTGCTAATCCTTGCTACACACAAATTCATCCAACATGCATTCCTGTTCATGGTGAGAATCAGTCAAAATTGACCTTGATGTCAGAATCATTAAGAAATGATGGACGAGTTTGGGTACCAAAAAATAAAAATGAAAAACGACAAGCTTATGATGTTCCAGAAACAGATAGAGACTACTTTTTAGAAAGGATCTATCCAAGCTTTGGAAATCTAGCACCTAGAGATGTAGCCTCCCGGCAGGCGAAATTTAGATGTGACGAAGGTTTTGGAGTGGGTGAAGGTCAGGCCGTTTATTTAGATTTTAAAGATGCAATTCAAAGATATGGTGAAGATAAAATTTCTGAAAAATACGGAAATCTTTTTCAAATGTATGATAAAATAACTGGTGAAAACCCCTACAAAACGCCGATGAAAATTTATCCAGCTCCCCATTACACTATGGGAGGTCTTTGGGTTGATTACAATTTAATGAGTACAGTTCCAGGATTATTTGTTGCTGGAGAGGCTAATTTTTCTGATCATGGAGCCAACCGATTGGGAGCTTCTGCTTTGATGCAAGGTTTGGCTGATGGATATTTCGTTCTTCCCTATTCTGTAGGTGACTATATTGCTAGCACCAAACTTGAAAAAATAAATACGGATCATCAAGCATTTAAAGATACTAAAAATGAAGTGGAAACTGAAGTAAGTCGATTAATGAATATCAAAGGCGCACGAACTGTAGAAAGCTTCCATAAAGAGCTTGGTCGTGTGATGTGGGATAAATGTGGTATGTCTAGAGAAAAACAAGGCCTTCAAGAAGCCATTGTAAAAATTGGTAAAATCAAAGAAGAATTTTGGACCAACGTAAGAATTCCAGGCGATGCGAATTATTTAAATCCTGAGCTTGAAAAAGCAGGGAGAGTTGCAGACTTTATCGAGTTGGGTGAATTGATGTGCAAAGATGCTCTGGAGCGAGAAGAATCCTGTGGGGGGCACTTCCGCGAAGAACATCAAGAAAATGGAGAAGCCAAAAGAAATGATGAAAAATTCTGTCATGTTGCCGCCTGGGAATGGAATGGGGACAAAAAACCACAAACCAGACATACAGAAGAGCTTAAGTTTGAAAATGTAAAACTATCAACTAGAAGTTACAAATAG